A genome region from Pseudomonas helmanticensis includes the following:
- a CDS encoding transporter substrate-binding domain-containing protein gives MKKYLSMLLVGVTALVAVNAAQAGAIDDAVKRGTLKVGMDPTYMPFEMTNKRGEIIGFEVDILKAMSKAMGVKLELVSTGYDGIIPALMTDKFDMIGSGMTLTQERNLRLNFSEPFIVVGQTLLIRKELEGTIKSYKDLNTADYRITSKLGTTGEMVAKKLISKAKYHGYDNEQEAVLDVVNGKADAFIYDAPYNVVAVTKVGAGKLVFLDKPFTYEPLAFGLKKGDYDSLNFINNFLHQIHEDGTYDRIHDKWFKSTEWLKDME, from the coding sequence ATGAAGAAGTATCTGTCGATGCTGCTGGTCGGCGTCACGGCACTGGTTGCAGTCAATGCGGCGCAGGCTGGCGCAATCGATGACGCGGTCAAGCGCGGCACGTTGAAAGTCGGTATGGATCCGACCTACATGCCGTTCGAAATGACCAACAAGCGCGGCGAAATCATCGGCTTCGAAGTCGACATCCTCAAAGCCATGTCCAAGGCCATGGGCGTCAAGCTGGAACTGGTTTCCACCGGCTACGACGGCATCATCCCGGCGCTTATGACCGACAAGTTCGACATGATCGGCAGCGGCATGACCCTGACTCAAGAGCGCAACCTGCGCCTGAACTTCAGCGAACCGTTCATCGTGGTCGGCCAGACCCTGCTGATCCGCAAAGAGCTGGAAGGCACCATCAAGTCCTATAAAGACCTGAACACCGCTGACTACCGCATCACCTCCAAGCTCGGCACCACCGGCGAAATGGTCGCCAAGAAGCTGATCTCCAAAGCCAAGTACCACGGCTACGACAACGAGCAAGAAGCCGTGCTCGACGTGGTCAACGGCAAGGCTGACGCCTTCATCTACGACGCTCCGTATAACGTGGTTGCAGTGACCAAGGTCGGCGCCGGCAAACTGGTGTTCCTCGACAAGCCGTTTACCTACGAGCCTTTGGCGTTTGGTCTGAAGAAGGGCGATTACGACAGCCTCAACTTCATCAACAACTTCCTGCACCAGATCCACGAAGACGGCACCTACGATCGCATCCATGACAAGTGGTTCAAGAGCACCGAGTGGCTCAAGGACATGGAATAA
- a CDS encoding 16S rRNA (uracil(1498)-N(3))-methyltransferase, with translation MNLLLLEEADFIAADRVVLRDRRLTHMQEVHRSEVGDSLRVGRINGLMGSAELLRLEPGEAELRVTLDQPPPAKLPLTLVLALPRPKMLRRVFQTVATMGVSKVILVNSYRVEKSFWQTPFLDPEAIREQLVLGLEQARDTVLPEIIIEKRFKPFVEDRLPAITDGTLGLVGHPGNYPPCPRALSEPVTLAIGPEGGWIPYEIDLLGKSGLQPVQLGERILRVETAVTALLARLF, from the coding sequence ATGAACCTGCTGTTGCTCGAAGAGGCCGATTTCATTGCGGCCGACCGCGTGGTGCTGCGTGATCGCCGCCTGACCCATATGCAGGAAGTTCACCGCTCGGAAGTCGGTGACAGCCTGCGCGTTGGGCGCATCAACGGCCTGATGGGGTCGGCCGAGTTGCTGCGCCTGGAACCGGGTGAAGCGGAATTACGCGTAACCCTCGATCAGCCACCGCCGGCCAAGCTGCCGCTGACGCTGGTGCTGGCGCTGCCGCGCCCGAAAATGCTTCGTCGGGTGTTTCAGACCGTGGCGACCATGGGCGTCTCGAAGGTCATTCTGGTCAACAGCTATCGGGTCGAGAAGAGTTTCTGGCAGACGCCGTTTCTTGATCCTGAGGCGATCCGTGAGCAACTGGTCCTCGGTCTGGAACAGGCCCGCGATACGGTGCTGCCGGAGATCATCATCGAGAAACGCTTCAAGCCGTTTGTTGAAGATCGGTTGCCAGCAATTACCGACGGCACCCTCGGCCTCGTCGGCCACCCCGGCAACTATCCGCCGTGCCCACGCGCCCTGAGCGAACCGGTCACGTTGGCGATCGGTCCCGAAGGCGGTTGGATCCCTTACGAAATCGACCTGCTGGGTAAATCCGGCCTGCAACCGGTGCAACTCGGCGAGCGTATCCTGCGCGTCGAAACCGCCGTCACCGCCCTCCTCGCCCGCCTCTTCTAA
- a CDS encoding phasin family protein, translating into MAKVILKKKIDASTSALSDVKSYARKIWLAGLGAYAKVGQEGNEYFQELIKAGQTVEKKGKKAVTEKLEAANAEIDEAKGEVSSFKGRVEVQLDKVEKAFDSRVASALNRIGIPSKHDVETLSAKLDELTALLERVARKS; encoded by the coding sequence ATGGCCAAAGTAATTTTGAAGAAAAAAATCGACGCTTCGACTTCTGCTCTGAGCGACGTCAAATCCTATGCCCGCAAGATCTGGCTGGCAGGCCTGGGTGCCTACGCCAAGGTCGGCCAAGAGGGCAACGAGTACTTTCAAGAGTTGATCAAAGCTGGTCAAACTGTTGAAAAGAAAGGCAAAAAAGCCGTCACCGAAAAACTCGAAGCGGCCAACGCCGAGATCGATGAAGCCAAGGGTGAAGTGAGTTCATTCAAAGGTCGCGTCGAAGTTCAGCTCGACAAGGTCGAGAAGGCGTTCGACTCCCGTGTAGCAAGCGCCTTGAATCGTATCGGCATTCCGTCTAAACATGACGTTGAGACACTCTCTGCTAAGCTCGATGAGCTGACGGCATTGCTCGAACGCGTCGCGCGTAAATCTTAA
- the tatC gene encoding twin-arginine translocase subunit TatC: MSDLPENDQHMPLVSHLTELRTRLLRCVAAIFIIFAGLFAFTQQIYTFVSTPLRQYLPVGATMIATDVSSPFLTPLKLTMMVSLFLAIPVILHQIWGFIAPGLYKHEKRIAVPLLVSSILLFYTGMAFAYYFVFPLIFKFFAAATPAGVEMMTDIASYLDFVMTLFFAFGVAFEIPVAVVLLVWIGVVDVKYLKKIRPYVIIGCFVVGMILTPPDIFSQTLLAVPMWMLFEIGILFGGLISKRERPDETPADDHNDQPPATQA; the protein is encoded by the coding sequence ATGAGCGATCTCCCCGAAAACGACCAGCACATGCCGCTGGTTTCGCACCTCACCGAGTTGCGCACCCGCCTGCTGCGTTGTGTGGCGGCGATCTTCATCATCTTCGCCGGGCTGTTCGCCTTCACCCAGCAGATCTACACCTTCGTCTCGACGCCGCTGCGCCAGTACCTGCCGGTTGGCGCGACGATGATCGCCACTGATGTGTCGTCGCCGTTCCTGACGCCGCTGAAGCTGACGATGATGGTCTCGCTGTTCCTCGCGATCCCGGTGATCCTGCATCAGATCTGGGGCTTTATCGCGCCGGGCCTGTACAAGCATGAGAAGCGCATCGCGGTGCCGCTGCTGGTCTCCAGCATTTTGCTGTTCTACACCGGCATGGCGTTCGCTTATTACTTCGTATTCCCGCTGATCTTCAAATTCTTCGCTGCGGCCACCCCGGCCGGCGTGGAAATGATGACCGACATCGCCAGTTACCTCGATTTCGTCATGACGCTGTTCTTCGCTTTCGGCGTGGCGTTCGAGATTCCGGTGGCCGTGGTCCTGCTGGTGTGGATCGGCGTGGTCGACGTCAAATACCTGAAGAAAATCCGCCCGTACGTGATCATCGGCTGCTTCGTGGTCGGCATGATTCTGACGCCGCCAGACATCTTCTCGCAGACCCTTCTGGCCGTGCCGATGTGGATGCTGTTTGAAATCGGCATTCTGTTCGGTGGTTTGATCAGCAAGCGCGAACGCCCGGACGAAACCCCGGCCGACGACCACAACGACCAGCCGCCAGCGACCCAGGCATGA
- the tatB gene encoding Sec-independent protein translocase protein TatB has protein sequence MFGISFSELLLVGLVALLVLGPERLPGAARTAGLWVGRLKRSFNAIKQEVEREIGADEIRRQLHNEHILSLEQEARKIFTPVQQEPTPVEHVGQQTIHAPAVPAPAAVVAPTEPAPAAVEQSVEHVAPTAAPITPAPHDPTLPPRAP, from the coding sequence ATGTTTGGTATCAGCTTCTCTGAACTGCTGCTCGTCGGCCTCGTCGCCCTGCTGGTGCTAGGCCCCGAGCGTCTGCCGGGCGCTGCGCGCACCGCTGGCCTGTGGGTTGGACGGCTAAAGCGCAGCTTCAACGCGATCAAACAGGAAGTTGAACGTGAAATCGGTGCCGACGAGATTCGTCGGCAACTGCACAACGAGCACATTCTGTCGCTGGAGCAGGAGGCGCGGAAGATTTTCACGCCGGTTCAGCAAGAGCCAACGCCGGTTGAGCATGTCGGGCAGCAGACGATTCATGCGCCTGCAGTTCCTGCACCTGCTGCCGTTGTAGCACCGACAGAACCGGCGCCAGCCGCTGTGGAACAGTCTGTTGAACACGTTGCGCCAACCGCCGCGCCGATCACACCAGCGCCTCACGACCCTACTCTGCCGCCGCGAGCCCCATGA
- a CDS encoding methyl-accepting chemotaxis protein: MNEMAATVQEVARNAEEASEAAVAADQQAREGDKVVGEAIAQIERLAVEVGHSTEAMGELKRESDKIGSVLDVIKSVAQQTNLLALNAAIEAARAGEAGRGFAVVADEVRSLAQRTQKSTEEIEELIIGLQNGTQQVATIMDNSRTLTDSSVELTRRAGGSLESITRTVSAIQAMNQQIAAAAEQQSAVAEEINRSVLNVRDVSDQTSAASEETAASSVELARLGTHLQMLVGRFKV; this comes from the coding sequence ATGAACGAAATGGCCGCCACCGTGCAGGAAGTCGCGCGCAACGCCGAGGAAGCCTCCGAAGCGGCCGTGGCTGCCGACCAACAGGCTCGTGAAGGCGACAAGGTCGTCGGCGAAGCCATCGCACAGATCGAGCGCCTGGCGGTTGAAGTCGGTCACTCCACCGAAGCGATGGGCGAACTCAAGCGCGAAAGCGACAAGATCGGCAGCGTCCTCGACGTGATCAAATCCGTGGCCCAGCAAACCAACCTGCTGGCGCTCAACGCCGCTATCGAAGCCGCGCGTGCCGGTGAAGCCGGACGTGGTTTTGCTGTAGTTGCCGATGAAGTGCGCAGCCTTGCTCAGCGCACGCAGAAGTCCACCGAAGAGATCGAAGAGCTGATCATCGGCCTGCAAAACGGCACCCAGCAAGTCGCAACGATCATGGACAACAGCCGCACCCTGACCGACAGCAGCGTCGAATTGACCCGCCGCGCCGGCGGTTCGCTGGAAAGCATTACCCGCACGGTGTCAGCGATTCAGGCGATGAACCAGCAGATTGCCGCAGCGGCCGAGCAGCAGAGCGCGGTGGCTGAAGAGATCAACCGTAGCGTGCTGAATGTGCGGGACGTGTCGGATCAGACCTCGGCGGCGAGCGAAGAGACCGCGGCGTCGAGCGTTGAGCTGGCACGTCTGGGGACGCATCTGCAAATGCTGGTGGGGCGCTTCAAGGTCTAG
- a CDS encoding phosphoribosyl-ATP diphosphatase, producing MSDTLTRLAQVLEERKGAAADSSYVASLYHKGLNKILEKVGEESVETIIAAKDAAISGDCSDVIYETADLWFHSMVMLAQLGQHPQAVLDELDRRFGLSGHVEKASRPSA from the coding sequence ATGAGTGACACCCTGACCCGCCTGGCGCAAGTGCTCGAAGAGCGCAAAGGTGCAGCCGCCGACAGCTCGTATGTAGCTAGTCTGTATCACAAGGGTTTGAACAAGATTCTGGAGAAAGTCGGCGAAGAGTCGGTCGAAACCATTATTGCCGCCAAGGATGCCGCGATCAGTGGCGACTGCAGCGATGTGATTTACGAGACCGCCGACCTGTGGTTCCACAGCATGGTCATGCTCGCCCAACTGGGGCAGCATCCGCAGGCTGTGCTGGATGAACTGGATCGCCGCTTCGGCCTGTCCGGACACGTCGAGAAAGCCTCGCGTCCGTCCGCCTGA
- the ubiB gene encoding ubiquinone biosynthesis regulatory protein kinase UbiB produces the protein MKLLAVRRLLRIQRVVIRYRLDDLLFDLPLPWFLLALRYVLPWRWFPRKPLDLSRGARLRLALQDLGPIFIKFGQILSTRRDLLPEDIADELMHLQDRVPPFDSQLSIKLIEEQLGKKISDVFSRFDVEPLASASVAQVHAAQLKTGEEVVVKVIRPGLKPIIAQDLAWLFILARAAEKVSADARLLHPVDVVQDYEKTIYDELDLLREAANASQLKRNFEGSPLLYVPQVYWDWCRPKVLVMERIYGIQVTDLATLADQRTDMKMLAERGVEIFFTQVFRDSFFHADMHPGNIFVSTVNPWSPQYIAIDCGIVGSLTPEDQDYLARNLFAFFKRDYRRVAQLHIDSGWVPAETKLNEFEAAIRTVCEPIFEKPLKDISFGQVLMRLFQTARRFNMEVQPQLVLLQKTLLNIEGLGRQLYPDLDLWNTAQPFLERWMRERVSPKALLGNVQSQFEQLPHLANMARDLLERMSQPHAYDPPPPWHKRKDDWFLRLLGCAHLAGGVILALGGPLHELGHWPAGIMVAVGLYLVVRR, from the coding sequence ATGAAGCTGCTTGCCGTCCGCCGTCTGTTGCGCATCCAGCGCGTCGTGATCCGCTACCGCCTCGATGACCTGCTGTTCGATCTGCCGTTGCCGTGGTTTCTCTTGGCGCTGCGCTATGTGCTGCCGTGGCGCTGGTTCCCGCGCAAGCCGCTGGATCTGAGCCGGGGCGCGCGTTTGCGTCTGGCGTTGCAGGATCTCGGGCCGATTTTCATCAAGTTCGGGCAGATTCTTTCGACCCGCCGCGACCTGCTGCCGGAAGACATCGCCGATGAGCTGATGCACCTGCAGGATCGTGTGCCGCCGTTCGATTCGCAGCTGTCGATCAAGCTGATCGAAGAGCAACTGGGCAAGAAAATCAGCGACGTGTTCAGCCGCTTCGACGTCGAACCGCTGGCCTCGGCCTCTGTGGCGCAGGTGCATGCCGCGCAGCTGAAAACTGGCGAAGAAGTGGTGGTCAAGGTGATCCGCCCGGGCCTCAAGCCGATCATCGCGCAGGATCTGGCGTGGCTGTTCATCCTCGCCCGCGCTGCCGAAAAAGTCTCTGCCGACGCGCGTCTGCTGCACCCGGTCGACGTGGTGCAGGACTACGAAAAAACCATCTACGACGAACTCGATCTGCTGCGCGAGGCGGCCAACGCCAGCCAGTTGAAGCGCAACTTCGAAGGTTCGCCGCTGTTGTATGTGCCGCAAGTCTATTGGGACTGGTGCCGGCCGAAAGTGCTGGTGATGGAGCGCATCTACGGCATTCAGGTGACGGATCTGGCGACCCTCGCCGACCAGCGCACCGACATGAAAATGCTCGCCGAGCGTGGCGTGGAGATTTTCTTCACCCAAGTGTTCCGCGACAGTTTTTTCCACGCCGACATGCACCCGGGCAACATCTTCGTCAGCACCGTCAACCCGTGGAGCCCGCAATACATCGCGATCGACTGCGGCATCGTCGGCAGCCTGACCCCGGAAGACCAGGACTATCTGGCGCGCAACCTGTTCGCCTTCTTCAAGCGTGACTACCGTCGCGTGGCGCAGTTGCACATCGATTCGGGCTGGGTGCCGGCAGAAACCAAACTCAATGAATTCGAAGCGGCGATCCGTACCGTCTGCGAACCGATCTTCGAAAAACCGTTAAAAGATATTTCATTTGGCCAGGTGCTGATGCGCCTGTTCCAGACCGCACGGCGCTTCAACATGGAAGTGCAACCGCAACTGGTGCTGCTGCAAAAGACCCTGCTGAACATCGAAGGCCTTGGCCGTCAGCTGTACCCGGACCTGGATCTGTGGAACACCGCGCAGCCGTTTCTGGAGCGCTGGATGCGCGAACGCGTCAGCCCGAAAGCCTTGCTCGGCAACGTGCAGAGCCAGTTCGAACAGCTGCCGCACCTGGCCAACATGGCCCGCGATCTGCTCGAACGCATGTCCCAGCCACACGCCTACGATCCACCGCCACCGTGGCATAAACGCAAGGACGACTGGTTCCTGCGCCTGCTCGGTTGCGCGCATCTGGCCGGTGGGGTGATCCTCGCCCTCGGTGGCCCGTTGCACGAATTGGGGCATTGGCCGGCGGGAATCATGGTGGCAGTCGGCTTGTATCTGGTCGTTCGCCGATAG
- a CDS encoding ubiquinone biosynthesis accessory factor UbiJ yields the protein MLLTGLLASVELGLNRVLRLDSTALPRLAHLTGKVIAVDCRSPALQLFILPSDEGLMLASHWETGVDCTLRAPASSLLKLAVSKDKTAVLHAPEVELDGDSGVLLELAGVLQDLELDWEYELSRWLGPVATQLIGGHLRSRARWYQQGFASLNQNLAEYLAEESRTLVGQREAEARFSELDRIKLDLERLEARFERLSRSLDPSDNA from the coding sequence ATGTTGCTCACCGGGCTGCTCGCCAGCGTTGAACTCGGCCTCAACCGGGTGCTGCGTCTCGACAGCACGGCGCTGCCGCGGCTGGCGCATTTGACCGGCAAGGTGATTGCCGTCGACTGCCGCAGCCCGGCACTGCAACTGTTCATCCTGCCGAGCGACGAAGGTCTGATGCTGGCCTCGCACTGGGAAACCGGTGTCGACTGCACCCTGCGTGCCCCGGCATCCAGCCTGCTGAAACTGGCCGTGAGCAAAGACAAGACTGCGGTGTTGCACGCCCCGGAAGTCGAGCTCGATGGCGACAGCGGCGTGCTGCTGGAATTGGCCGGCGTGTTGCAGGATCTTGAGCTGGACTGGGAGTACGAACTCTCGCGCTGGCTGGGACCTGTCGCCACGCAACTGATTGGCGGTCATCTGCGCAGCCGCGCACGCTGGTATCAACAAGGATTTGCCAGCCTCAACCAGAATCTCGCCGAATACCTCGCCGAAGAATCGCGCACCCTCGTCGGGCAGCGCGAAGCCGAAGCGCGCTTCAGCGAACTGGACCGGATCAAACTTGATCTGGAACGTCTCGAGGCGCGTTTCGAGCGCCTTTCCCGATCCCTCGACCCAAGCGATAACGCATGA
- a CDS encoding amino acid ABC transporter permease, whose amino-acid sequence MKQKKAQWPWHVLTVLVLVGLAGALYYATSLMSYEWRWNRVPQYFAYQAEETQRAADISTVTELVRKGSSAQVTLRNDAGDEQHLTVDENSLQFAQGDDVAEGDVVGVTRHWAAGPLLWGLWTTLWLSVVSGILGLLIGLVTGLCRLSNNPTLRDLSTIYVELVRGTPLLVQIFIFYFFIGTVMNLSREFAGIAALSLFTGAYVAEIIRSGVQSIARGQNEAARSLGLSAGQSMRHVVLPQALKRVLPPLAGQFISLVKDTSLVSVIAITELLKSGREVITTSFSPFEILFCVAGLYLLINLPLSKIASRLERRLAQSD is encoded by the coding sequence ATGAAACAGAAAAAAGCCCAATGGCCCTGGCACGTCCTCACCGTGTTGGTGCTGGTCGGCCTCGCGGGCGCGTTGTATTACGCGACGTCGCTGATGTCCTACGAATGGCGCTGGAACCGTGTGCCGCAGTACTTCGCCTATCAGGCCGAAGAAACCCAGCGCGCCGCTGACATTTCCACCGTCACCGAACTCGTGCGCAAGGGCAGCAGCGCGCAAGTCACCCTGCGCAACGACGCTGGTGACGAGCAGCACCTGACCGTCGACGAGAACAGCCTGCAATTCGCTCAGGGCGACGATGTGGCCGAAGGCGACGTCGTGGGGGTCACTCGCCATTGGGCGGCAGGGCCGCTGTTGTGGGGGCTGTGGACGACGCTTTGGCTGTCGGTAGTGTCCGGAATTCTCGGGTTGCTCATTGGTCTGGTCACCGGCCTGTGCCGACTGTCGAACAACCCGACCTTGCGCGACCTCTCGACCATCTACGTCGAACTGGTGCGCGGCACGCCGCTGCTGGTGCAGATCTTCATTTTCTACTTCTTCATCGGCACGGTGATGAACCTGTCCCGCGAGTTCGCAGGGATCGCCGCGCTGTCGCTGTTCACCGGCGCCTACGTGGCCGAGATCATTCGTTCCGGTGTGCAATCGATCGCCCGTGGCCAGAACGAAGCGGCACGCTCGCTCGGCCTGAGTGCCGGTCAGTCGATGCGCCACGTGGTGTTGCCGCAGGCGCTGAAACGCGTGCTGCCACCGCTGGCCGGGCAGTTCATCAGTCTGGTCAAGGACACCTCGCTGGTATCGGTGATCGCTATCACCGAACTGCTGAAAAGCGGCCGTGAAGTCATCACCACCTCGTTTTCGCCGTTCGAGATTCTGTTCTGCGTTGCCGGCCTGTACCTGTTGATCAACCTGCCGCTGTCGAAAATCGCCAGCCGGCTTGAGCGGAGGCTCGCGCAAAGTGATTGA
- the ubiE gene encoding bifunctional demethylmenaquinone methyltransferase/2-methoxy-6-polyprenyl-1,4-benzoquinol methylase UbiE: MTDQRKGSDAEPTTHFGFKNVPESQKAEKVAEVFHSVAAKYDLMNDLLSGGMHRLWKRFAIELSGVRSGNRVLDIAGGTGDLTKKFSHLVGPTGQVVLADINESMLKVGRDRLLDLGVAGNVEFVQADAEKLPFPDNHFDCVTIAFGLRNVTHKEDALRSMLRVLKPGGRLLVLEFSKPTNALMSKAYDAYSFAFMPLMGKLITNDSESYRYLAESIRMHPNQETLKSMMVDAGFDRVTYHNMTAGIVALHRGIKP, from the coding sequence ATGACTGATCAGCGCAAAGGCAGCGATGCCGAACCCACCACTCACTTCGGCTTCAAAAACGTTCCGGAAAGCCAGAAAGCGGAAAAAGTCGCTGAGGTTTTCCACTCGGTAGCCGCCAAGTACGACCTGATGAACGACCTTCTGTCGGGCGGCATGCACCGTCTGTGGAAGCGTTTCGCGATCGAACTGTCGGGTGTGCGCAGCGGTAACCGCGTGCTGGACATCGCCGGCGGTACCGGCGACCTGACCAAAAAATTCTCGCACCTGGTCGGCCCGACCGGTCAGGTGGTATTGGCCGACATCAATGAATCGATGCTCAAGGTCGGCCGTGACCGCCTGCTCGATCTGGGTGTCGCCGGCAACGTCGAATTCGTTCAGGCGGACGCCGAAAAACTACCGTTCCCGGACAACCACTTCGACTGCGTGACCATCGCCTTCGGCCTGCGCAACGTGACGCACAAGGAAGACGCCTTGCGCTCGATGCTGCGCGTGCTCAAGCCGGGCGGTCGTCTGCTGGTGCTGGAGTTCTCGAAGCCGACCAACGCGCTGATGTCGAAAGCCTACGACGCTTACTCGTTCGCCTTCATGCCGCTGATGGGCAAGCTGATCACCAACGACTCGGAAAGCTATCGCTACCTCGCCGAATCGATCCGCATGCACCCGAATCAGGAAACCCTGAAGTCGATGATGGTCGACGCCGGTTTCGACCGCGTGACCTATCACAACATGACCGCAGGCATCGTCGCCCTGCACCGTGGCATCAAGCCCTGA
- a CDS encoding twin-arginine translocase TatA/TatE family subunit has translation MGIFDWKHWIVILVVVVLVFGTKKLKNLGTDVGESIKGFRKAMNDDEKSAADPTVTPAQPVPPVQPQATAQANPPHTIDVQAQKVEEPIRKDV, from the coding sequence ATGGGCATTTTTGACTGGAAACACTGGATCGTCATTCTGGTAGTCGTGGTGTTGGTGTTCGGCACCAAGAAACTGAAAAACCTCGGCACCGACGTTGGCGAGTCGATCAAGGGCTTCCGCAAAGCAATGAACGACGACGAAAAATCTGCCGCTGATCCAACCGTGACGCCGGCGCAGCCAGTGCCACCGGTGCAGCCGCAAGCCACCGCTCAGGCCAACCCGCCGCACACCATTGACGTGCAGGCGCAGAAAGTCGAAGAGCCGATCCGCAAAGACGTGTGA
- the hisI gene encoding phosphoribosyl-AMP cyclohydrolase, protein MKNWLDEIKWDADGLVPAIAQDHKTGRVLMMAWMNREALELTAAENRAIYWSRSRGKLWRKGEESGHVQTLHEMRLDCDADVIILMVEQIGDIACHTGRQSCFYRVFENGDWKTVDPVLKDPHAIYSAGHKHE, encoded by the coding sequence ATGAAAAACTGGCTGGACGAGATCAAGTGGGACGCTGATGGCCTGGTGCCGGCGATTGCCCAGGATCACAAGACCGGACGCGTGCTGATGATGGCCTGGATGAACCGCGAAGCGTTGGAACTGACAGCTGCGGAAAACCGTGCCATCTACTGGTCACGTTCGCGTGGCAAGCTGTGGCGCAAGGGCGAAGAGTCCGGCCATGTACAGACCTTGCATGAGATGCGTCTGGACTGTGACGCCGACGTGATCATCCTGATGGTTGAACAGATCGGCGACATCGCTTGCCATACCGGCCGTCAAAGCTGCTTTTATCGCGTCTTTGAAAACGGCGACTGGAAAACCGTCGACCCGGTTCTGAAAGACCCGCACGCTATCTATTCCGCAGGACACAAACATGAGTGA
- a CDS encoding amino acid ABC transporter ATP-binding protein, translating to MIEVRDLVKVFDTRGQVVRAVDNVSTTVAKGEVLVVIGPSGSGKSTFLRCLNGLEEFDSGSVSIDGLQLADPKTDVNAYRREVGMVFQHFNLFPHMTVLENLCLAQKVVRKRGKKEREAKAMELLKKVGIAQKANEFPSRLSGGQQQRVAIARALAIEPKVMLFDEPTSALDPEMVGEVLDVMKNLAVEGMTMVCVTHEMGFAREVADRVLFFDHGKLLEDAAPAEFFDAPKDPRAQAFLRQVL from the coding sequence GTGATTGAAGTCCGCGATCTGGTAAAAGTCTTCGACACTCGTGGGCAAGTGGTGCGCGCGGTGGATAACGTCAGCACCACGGTGGCCAAGGGTGAAGTGCTGGTGGTGATCGGTCCGTCGGGTTCCGGCAAGTCGACCTTCCTGCGCTGCCTGAATGGCCTGGAGGAGTTCGACTCCGGCTCGGTGAGCATCGACGGCCTGCAACTGGCCGACCCGAAAACCGACGTCAACGCCTACCGCCGTGAAGTCGGCATGGTCTTTCAGCATTTCAACCTGTTCCCGCACATGACCGTGCTGGAAAACCTCTGTCTGGCGCAGAAAGTCGTGCGCAAGCGCGGCAAGAAAGAGCGCGAGGCCAAGGCCATGGAATTGTTGAAAAAGGTTGGCATCGCGCAGAAGGCCAACGAGTTTCCGTCACGCCTGTCCGGCGGTCAGCAACAGCGCGTGGCAATTGCCCGGGCGCTGGCGATAGAGCCGAAGGTGATGTTGTTCGATGAGCCGACGTCGGCGCTCGACCCGGAAATGGTCGGCGAAGTGCTGGACGTGATGAAGAACCTGGCCGTGGAAGGCATGACCATGGTTTGCGTGACCCACGAGATGGGTTTCGCCCGGGAAGTGGCGGATCGGGTGTTGTTCTTCGATCACGGCAAACTGCTGGAAGATGCGGCGCCGGCGGAGTTCTTTGATGCGCCGAAAGATCCGCGTGCCCAGGCCTTCCTGCGTCAGGTCTTGTAG
- a CDS encoding polyhydroxyalkanoic acid system family protein, translated as MAKISVERAHNLGKEAAREKADKLAQKLSEQYGLEPQWSGDTLNLKRSGVKGAVHVADDSIKVDVELGIMMSAMSGMIKAEIEKALDKALV; from the coding sequence ATGGCCAAAATCAGTGTTGAACGTGCCCACAACCTGGGTAAGGAAGCCGCCCGCGAGAAGGCCGACAAGCTCGCGCAGAAACTTTCCGAGCAATATGGCCTGGAGCCGCAATGGTCCGGCGACACCCTGAACCTCAAGCGCTCGGGCGTGAAAGGCGCGGTGCATGTGGCGGACGATTCGATCAAGGTCGATGTTGAGCTGGGCATCATGATGTCGGCCATGAGCGGCATGATCAAAGCCGAGATCGAGAAAGCCCTCGACAAAGCTTTGGTCTGA